In Monodelphis domestica isolate mMonDom1 chromosome 3, mMonDom1.pri, whole genome shotgun sequence, the following proteins share a genomic window:
- the OSM gene encoding oncostatin-M — protein MWAWLRLNSLFGLTCGLLWLCPVLGGPCPDSQKLLKQLKDMAKRDFFEAFARNQGLHLAPFPEICKRTPDFFPTEKTLRELPAVAFLQNVNDTLYLLEERLEKNVFKDLVSFISGINNNVCCLLQTLSAAPLACSTPESKGTVSTPDKGSLRWKTERCQMIWGYQRFMQAVERVLETWPPSPRRSNRNSRSLLRALLEQRKPGRAG, from the exons ATGTGGGCATGGCTCAGACTGAACTCTCTCTTCG GCTTGACCTGTGGTCTCTTGTGGCTATGCCCTGTGCTTGGAGGCCCTTGTCCTGACTCCCAGAAGCTCCTGAAACAACTGAAGGACATGGCAAAGAGAGATTTCTTCGAGGCATTT gcAAGAAATCAAGGCCTACACTTAGCACCTTTCCCTGAGATCTGTAAACGGACCCCAGACTTCTTCCCCACGGAGAAGACCCTTCGGGAGTTACCTGCGGTCGCCTTCCTCCAGAATGTCAATGACACCCTGTACCTCCTCGAAGAGAGACTCGAGAAAAACGTCTTCAAGGACCTGGTCTCCTTCATCAGTGGCATCAACAACAACGTCTGCTGCCTGCTCCAGACCTTATCTGCTGCTCCCTTGGCCTGCTCAACTCCCGAGAGCAAAGGGACCGTGTCCACCCCAGACAAGGGGTCTCTCCGTTGGAAGACAGAGAGGTGCCAGATGATATGGGGGTACCAGCGTTTCATGCAGGCTGTGGAACGGGTGCTGGAAACCTGGCCTCCCAGCCCCAGGCGGAGCAATCGGAATAGCCGTTCTCTTCTCAGGGCCCTGCTTGAgcagaggaagccagggagggctGGCTGA